CAGATAGCTCACCTGGAAAACGAGGTCCTCGGGCAGCCACTGCGTGTTGCGCCAGACTACCCACCCCAGGCCCGGGTAGACCAGGCCGTACTTGTGGCCCGAGGTGCTGATGGAGTGCACCCGCTCCAGGCGGAAGTCCCACACCAGATCGGGCTGCAGGAACGGGGCGATCATGGCGCCGGAGGCCCCGTCGACGTGGATGGGGATGTCGAGCCCGGTCTTCGCCTGGATCTCGTCCAGCGCCTTGGCGATCTCGGCCACCGGTTCGTACATGCCGGTGTAGGTGACGCCCATGATCGCGACGACCCCGATCGTGTTCTCGTCGACGTACTTCTCCAGGTCGTACCCGTCGAGCGTCTTGTGCTCGAGGCTGATGGGGACGAGACGTGGCTCGACGTCGAAGTAGTTGCAGAACTTCTCCCAGCACACCTGCACCGCGGACGACATCACGAGGTTCGGTTTCGAGGTGTCCTTGCCCGCGGCGCGACGGGCTTGCTGCCAGCGCCGTTTGAAGGCGAGTCCGCCGAGCATGCAGGCCTCCGACGAGCCGATCGTGGAGGTACCGATGCTCTGTGCGGCGTCCGGCGCGTTCCACAGATTCGCCAGCATGTGCCAGCAGTTGTCCTCGATGGCGGCGGTCTGGGGGTACTCGTCCTTGTCGATCATGTTCTTGTCGAAGGATGCCTCGTACACCTGCTTCGCTTCGTCATCCATCCACGTGCCGACGAAGGTGGCGAGGTTGAGCCGGGAGTTGCCGTCGAGCATCGTCTCGTCATCGACGATCTGCTTGGCCGTGTCGGGCAGGGATTCCTGCTGCGGAATGGTGTGGCGGGCGAGGACCGTACCCTCGCCCGTGCGGGCGAACTTCGGGGTCAGGTCGTCGGCGTGAGATGCGTTCATGGACTTCTCCCATTCCTTTGAAGGACCACGGGTGGGCGGCCGTGACACGTTCGATATGGCCCGAGCACGAGTGCTCGCTGGTGTACCCGTGGCGACGAGAATAGGTCCGGCCGCGTGGCCATGATAGGGACGGAGGTCCCACGGGAGGGCGCCCTGCTCGGACCTGCGCACAGCACGGGGCGCAGGGTCGCGCAGCAGGTCGCGGAAGCCCCCGGCGGCGCCCGATCGACGCGTTCCTTCGCGGGTCATTTGGCCATAGCGCGCCGGTCCACCCGGACGTAGGGTGGCACGACCACGCGGGACGGACCAGCTCACATCGGAGGGCCACATGTGCACAGGAGCGAACTACACCACCCGGGACCACTACTTCGGACGGAACCTCGATCTGGAGTTCTCCTACAACGAGACCGTCACCGTGACACCTCGGAACTTCCCCTTCGAGTTCCGCAAGGCGGATCCGCTCCCGACCCACCACGCCATCATCGGGATGGCGACGATCGCAGACGGTTACCCGCTGTACTACGACGCGACGAACGAGAAGGGGCTCAGCATGGCGGGGCTGAACTTCCCGGAGAACGCCGACTACAAGCCCGAGGCGCCGGACAAGGCGAACATCACCCCGTTCGAGTTCATCCCCTGGATCCTCGGGCAGTTCGAGACCGTGGATGAGGTCAAGACCGCGCTGCAGACCATGAGTCTCGTCGACATCTCCTTCAGTGAGAGCTTCCCGCTCTCGCCCCTGCACTGGATCATCTCCGACCGGACGGCATCCATCACCGTGGAGAGCGTGAAGGAGGGGCTGAAGGTGTACGACAACCCCATCGGGGTCCTCACGAACAACCCGACCTTCGACATCCAGTCGTTCAACCTGAACAACTTCATGCACCTGTCGAAGAATCCGCCCGAGAAGCACTTCTCCGACGCGCTGGAGTTCGACGTCTACAGCCGTGGCATGGGCGCGATCGGACTTCCCGGAGACCTGTCGTCCGCGTCGCGGTTCGTCAAAGCCGCGTTCACGAAGATGAACTCCGTCTCCGGGGACTCCGAGTCCGAATCCATCAGTCAGTTCTTCCAGATCCTCGGCTCGGTCGCGCAGCAGCGCGGATGCGTCGAGGTGTCCCCGGGCAAGTTCGAGATCACGATCTACTCGTCCTGCTGCAACACCGACAAGGGGATCTACTACTACACGACCTACGAGAACAGCCAGGTCAGCGGGGTCGACATGCACAAGGAGGACCTGGACGGCAAGGAACTCGCCGCCTACCCGCTGATCAAGGGCCAGCAGATCCACCTGCAGAACTGAGCAGGTCCCCGACGGAGCGGTCCGGCCGCCGCGCCATCATCCATGCATGATGAGTGCGCGGCGGCCGGGTCTCCCGCTTCGCGGCGGGCCTGACGGACCGGCCCGTCTCAGGGCTGGCCGGCGAGGTCGTGGATGAGCTCCCGCTCGTCCTCCTCGGAGAGGGAGGTCTGCACGACGGTGCCGTGGAAGGGCGCGAGGGCGGCCGCGAACTTGTCCTCCGTCAGCTTGTGGGCGTAGACGACCACGGCCGATTTCCCGGACGAGACGGTCGACTGCACCCGGTTCCGGAATTCCGCATCCAGACTCGTCTTGTCCAGGCCCGCGAACAGCGCGCCGAACAGTCCGCCGAAGACCAGGCCGACGACGGGGACGAAGAACAGGATGCCGATGAGGGTGCCGAACAGCGCGCCGCCCGCCACCCCGTATCCGATCTTGCCCGCCGGGCCCGGGTACTCCACGCGCGTCTTGCCGTCGGCATCCACCTTCACCAGCGCGAGACCTGCGAGCTCCACCACCAGGTCGTTCTGCAGCTCCTGGATCTTGTTGTAGGCGCTCTCCGCGTCGGCCTCGGAGTCGAATGCGATCACGATCAGTTCAGCCATGAGCTCCTCGTTTCTGAGCCGCCCACAGCCACCCGCACGCCATGGGCAGCGGTCGGGAGCCGGCCACCATCGGCCGACCCGCTGTCTGTCGAAGGAGCGTGACACGGATGCGGATCGGGGACAAGAGTCCAAAGGGGCCGCGATCCCCGACCCTTCCGAGTGCAGGGGTCAAGGCCGTGGCGCACCCCTCGCCGAGGAGGTAGACCCGAGCCATGACACGCGCGAGTGATTGGCTCACCGGCTATGAGCGGGCATGGCGCAGCAAGGAGCCGGCGGACGTCCGGGCCCTGTTCACCGAGGATGCCGAGTACCGATTCCGTCCCGACGACCCCGAGCCCGTGGTCGGGATCGACGCCATCGTGGAGATGTGGCAGGAGGAGGAACCCGCCGAGCCCGTGTACGACCTCCGGGTGCTCATCGAGGACGACGATCTGGGCATCATCACCGGATGGGTCGACTACCCGGGCCACGAGAAGTACTCGAACCTCTGGGAGGTGCACTTCGCGCCGGATGGCCGTGCGCATCGGTTCGTGGAGTGGTTCATGACCCCGCCGCAAGCCACGGCGTGACATGTGGATCGGATGGATGCAGCTCGACCCGACGGGTCCGACGCCGCATCTCACTCGCTGCACGTCTGGGTGGGCACCTCGCTGACCGTCGACGGGAAGAGGGGGCGCAGCGCCTGGGTGACCTGGAAGATCTCCTCGCCGGTTCCGCCGTCGCCGTTGGCGAAGGCGACGAACACGGCATCCGTGCCGGTGAAGTAAGTGACGTTCGTGCCGTACCCGGGCTCCGCGCCGGTGTGCCCGAGTGCGAGGATGCATCGCGTGGCGACGTCCCGGTGCACCATCACCCCCAGCCCGTAGCCGAGTCCGTCGGTCTCGGAGCCGGGCGCCGCGGCGTACCGGGCGCGCAGCAGATCCGGAGCGATACCCGCCCCCGACCCCAGGGCCCGGCCCCAGGCGTGCATGTCGTCCAGGGTGGACACCATGCCGCCGGCAGCCCAGCTCTCCGCGTTGGACCACTCGATCGTGTCCGTGGGCTGCGGCATCCCAG
The sequence above is a segment of the Microbacterium caowuchunii genome. Coding sequences within it:
- a CDS encoding glutamate decarboxylase, with the protein product MNASHADDLTPKFARTGEGTVLARHTIPQQESLPDTAKQIVDDETMLDGNSRLNLATFVGTWMDDEAKQVYEASFDKNMIDKDEYPQTAAIEDNCWHMLANLWNAPDAAQSIGTSTIGSSEACMLGGLAFKRRWQQARRAAGKDTSKPNLVMSSAVQVCWEKFCNYFDVEPRLVPISLEHKTLDGYDLEKYVDENTIGVVAIMGVTYTGMYEPVAEIAKALDEIQAKTGLDIPIHVDGASGAMIAPFLQPDLVWDFRLERVHSISTSGHKYGLVYPGLGWVVWRNTQWLPEDLVFQVSYLGGQMPTFALNFSRPGAQVLLQYYMFLRLGFEGYRAVQQASQDVAKYLAEGIAKIGAFELWNDGSDIPVFAWYLKDGHTKNWNLYHLQDRLRMKGWLVPAYPMPDDLTDLTVQRIVVRNGLSMDLAAELLESIETETAYLDALESPMPVEGQHPAFHH
- the bsh gene encoding choloylglycine hydrolase, coding for MCTGANYTTRDHYFGRNLDLEFSYNETVTVTPRNFPFEFRKADPLPTHHAIIGMATIADGYPLYYDATNEKGLSMAGLNFPENADYKPEAPDKANITPFEFIPWILGQFETVDEVKTALQTMSLVDISFSESFPLSPLHWIISDRTASITVESVKEGLKVYDNPIGVLTNNPTFDIQSFNLNNFMHLSKNPPEKHFSDALEFDVYSRGMGAIGLPGDLSSASRFVKAAFTKMNSVSGDSESESISQFFQILGSVAQQRGCVEVSPGKFEITIYSSCCNTDKGIYYYTTYENSQVSGVDMHKEDLDGKELAAYPLIKGQQIHLQN
- a CDS encoding DUF1269 domain-containing protein, giving the protein MAELIVIAFDSEADAESAYNKIQELQNDLVVELAGLALVKVDADGKTRVEYPGPAGKIGYGVAGGALFGTLIGILFFVPVVGLVFGGLFGALFAGLDKTSLDAEFRNRVQSTVSSGKSAVVVYAHKLTEDKFAAALAPFHGTVVQTSLSEEDERELIHDLAGQP
- a CDS encoding nuclear transport factor 2 family protein is translated as MTRASDWLTGYERAWRSKEPADVRALFTEDAEYRFRPDDPEPVVGIDAIVEMWQEEEPAEPVYDLRVLIEDDDLGIITGWVDYPGHEKYSNLWEVHFAPDGRAHRFVEWFMTPPQATA